A window of Aptenodytes patagonicus chromosome 1, bAptPat1.pri.cur, whole genome shotgun sequence genomic DNA:
ATCTTTTGATTATTATGTTGCTATTCTGTTAAAAAGTTAGAGctaaaaatgcaagcaaaaaatcTAGATCTGGAcaggatactgtcctggtttcggcagggatagagttaattttcttcctagtagctggtacagtgctgggttttggatttaggatgggaataatgttgataacacaccgatgttttagttgttgctaagtagtgcttacactagccaaggactttccagcttcccatgctctactgactgagaaggctgcaggtgcacaagaagctgggagggggcacagccaggacagctgacccaaactgatcaaagggatattccataccatgtgacgtcatgctgaacaaaaactgggGGAAGCTAGCCGGCAGGGCGCAGCcactgctggggaactggctgggcatgggtcagtgggtggtgagcaattgcatcgtgcatcacttgttttgtatattcttttatcattattattattattttcccttccttttctgtcctattaaattgtctttatctcaacccacgagttttacctttttccagattctctcccccatcccactgggggggagtgagtgaacggctgtgtggtgtttaactgcccgctgggttaaaccacgacagatactCAAAACAGCCATATAGAGAACAGGCACAGAAATCCCTGTAAGTCTGATTATTTTATTCACTGTATTCACAGATAGtaacacatctttttttcccccttttaatttAGGCAAAGGAGGTAAAAATAGGCGACGAGGTAAGAATGAGAATGAATCGGAAAAAAGAGAACTGGTGTTCAAGGAAGACGGGCAAGGTGAGTTTTTAACTGTAGTATGGCAATGCCATTGTTTTCAGTCAGATATTGTAAGTGACGTACATTGGAAGTTGATACACAAAGAAAACATCTGGATGTCTGAGAAATACAAAGTTATTGTGGAATAAAGACAGGTATTCTTACTGGGGTTGTATTTGAATTCTAAATGACACATTTAGTGTAGGAGGAAGACTTTAGGAAAAGGGAAATTTTAAATAGCTTCAACCACTTAAGAATGAAGCTTGCCTCTCCTTGACCTTATTGTGATGCCGTGTGTAATACAGTATGTATGTAAACATTCCCTAAAAATCCCTTGAGTTCCTCTGTGTAAGGGCCTGTAAGCAGCTAGCTTAGCTGATGTAGTTCAGTGTTGCCAGTAGTTGTTTGTTGTCTCTTGGATGCACAGTCCCGCTTTCTGTTTTATACCGACTGTAACATTTCTTGGATCACTGACCTGGCAGAACAGTACATCTCGCTGTTCTTCCACTGTCCCCTGATGGTTTGGTTGAATTGGCTCCTGGGTTGGGATGTCTAACAGTTACTAAAACAGGAGCAATAGGTAAGGTCCTTACTTGGATGTTGTCAGGTAAAGTAAGCCGCAGGACTGTTCAGCTGGAGGGTGATGACTAGgattcccctctcccctgccttttGGTGGCAGCGAGCTCACCTCCCTTTTGGCTTACCCTGTCTTGTGTGTCACACTCTTGTGGTTGCTCACATATATGCAAGTACTTGCCTTGTGACCAGTTAATCAGTTGCTTTGTTAGAAATACAGGAGAAGTACTGACTTAAATCACTGTAAAAGAAGTGACCACTGAACTCATTTTTAAGCTCTTTCTGGTATTCTGTAACAGTTGTAAGCAAAAAAAGGAGTTGATTTTGATGCACCTATAAAACTTAAAATTCTTTCCAACTCCCAAGCAAAATCTacttaatcatagaatcgtttaggttggaaaagacccttaagatcatcaagtccaaccattaacctagcactgccaagtccaccactaaaccatgtccctaagcaccacatctacacgtctttcaaatacctccggggatggggactcaaccacttccctgggcagcctgttccaatgcttgacaaccctttcggtggagaaatttttcctaatatccaatctaaacctccactggcacaacttgaggccatttcctcttgtcctatcactagttacctgggggaagagaccaacccccacctcgctacaaccccctttcagatagttgtagagagcgatgaggtctcccctcagcctccttttctccaggctaaacaaccccagtgccctcagctgctcctcataggacttgttctccagacccctcaccagcctcgttgcccttctctggacacgctccagcacctcaatgtccttcttgtagtgaggggcccaaaactgaacacagtattcgaggtgcggcctcaccagtgctgagtacaggggcacgatcacttccctactcctgctggccacactatttctgatacaggccaggatgccattggccttcttggccgcctgggcacactgctggctcatgttcagccggctgtcaaccaacacccccaggtccttttccgacaggcagctttccagccactcttccccaagcctgtagcgctgcctggggttgttgtggccgaagtgcaggacccggcacttggccttgttgaacctcatacagttggcctcggcccatggatcagcctgtccaggtccctctgcagagccttcctaccctcgagcagatcaacactcccgcccaacttggtgtcatctgcaaacttactgagggtgcactcgatcccctcatccagatcgttgataaagatattaaacagaactggccccaaaactgagccctggggaacaccgctcgtgaccggccgccaactggagttaaccccattcaccacaactctttgggcccagccatccagccagtttttaacccagggaagagtacacccatccaagccatgagcagcaaTGAAACATTATTCTCAGTTACTAATATTCTCATGTGGTTTGTTGGACTATCTGGCTTGTGCTAAGGAAAGATTTTAGAGTGTTGAAATACAGCTCCGGCTAATtgagaaaattttttttcctggcaagtATGGGCATCAGATAATGTTATAATTCTTACAAGCtttataataataatgttataatTCTTACAAGCTTTATTCTTTTTAGTTAAATGGTAACACATTATGCTGCAAACTTTAATAGTGTGTGTAAAGTACTTCAGTAGTGATTTCTGGAACTTGGTGAGGGAAGGACATTAAATACAAGGTGGGAGATTGAGGGTGGGTATTGGAGAGAAGCTTCATAGTTTTCAGCTGAAGCCTGGTACTTGCCTTTCAGATGGTTTCTGAGAACACCAGAACGTGTCCTttcaagaacagcatttttttccacagagccTCTGCAGAAGGGATTCAGAGTATCAGTGGGGTGTACAGGATGTACcgctttctcctcttccctcaaTGATAGCACGAGATTTTGTCTGTTAGGACAGGCGCTGTGATGCTGTCATAAACTTTCAAACTCTGAGTGTGACTTGATAGCTCTAAAAATTATCTGTAGTAAGCATTTCAGAAGGAACAAAAGCACAGATACAAGCAAGAATGAGCAGTGTTTGAAAATGTTAACATCAACAATGATACGAAAACTGTGATACCTTCAGCAGCCTGTGTGGCTGATCAAAGCTCCTCTCAGCTGTTCATGTTTGATAAAATGTTACAGTAAATTTTGGTTACAGTGGCAAAAGTTATTGGTTGTTTCATGAAGCTGTATTTGTTTAGAAGTTTTGCTATATGTTACCATCTCTTTCAGAATATGCCCAGGTGATCAAGATGTTAGGCAATGGAAGACTGGAGGCATTATGTTTTGATGGTGTGAAGAGGTTATGTCATATTAGAGGGAAACTAAGGAAAAAGGTAATCCTGAAGCATTGCAATAGAGAACAGTGGCATTATGCATGATTGTAAAAATTTACATATGTAGTTCGTTACAAAAGTTAATATTTCTACCGTATTTAATATCTTAAACTTCTTTTTTGACAGTAAACTagtttgttcttctgtttgtatAGCTGGCACAAAAATAGGCAGTCTGACTTTTGAGTGAAGCTTGTAGTTGAAAGGCTGCCTTTGGATGTGTATATTTCAggggggatttttttggctgCTCATGAAATCCTAATTTTTCATATTGTAGAAACTTGTAtgtatatgaaatattaaaaagctcCCTAATTGTAGATGGGGAACTTGATGACTATTTGGAAAATCGGCATGTTATATCTGAGACTAGATCAGTACTTAGCTTAGCAGGAGAACTTGTATTAACATGAAGGTTGACACCCAGCATAGGAAAATAAAGGTGTAAGAGGGTTGTCCAAAGCCACTTTTTTTGTATGCTATTTCCTAAAACCAGTAAGAATCAGGGTTTGATGCCCCACTTAGTTTGATCTGGGGAGGAACTGAATAATTATCATCTTCTCACTGGGTGACTTATCTGAGACTAGTTCAATAGGGGTGGCTTCGGAAAGTTTCTTTATAGCTTCCCGCAGGCACCTCAGATGCTGTCACTTCATTGTCCACTTCATCAGTTCCCAAAATAGTTTCGCGCAAAGCTGATCTGCAAAAGTTTATACCTTCAGGGAAGTCAGGTGTCCGTGTTTGCATTCTTAACTTTGCCATCTTTGGGTGGTGTCCCCTCTCGCCCTTGTCAGATGTTACAGCTTTCTGACCTCTGCTGGTGTATGGTACGGAGGAGGTCCTCTCAGATAGTCTGTTCCCAATAAAAACAGATGTTCACTGTGTTCATTCTGGATTGTTCCACCTGTCTGTTTTTGGAGACCAGTGACTGCACATATCTTGGTATCAGTGTGAGTCCTGCTAGCTGCCTGCAATACACTGCAATAAACTGTTGAAGGTAATGGAGATTGTACATAGATAAATGCTAGGTGctacagaatttctttctttctacagaAAGCATCGCTTATCTATTCCTCATGtctaaaagaaaggaaatctcaACTGAAATGTATTTCATCTCCAAAAAAATCAAGCCGATGTGGGATAGAACTATCTTGTGCATTTAAATTAGCATGTCCTGTTTTGCAGGCTTCTGGCTTTGGTTTGCCTGATTAGCATAGTCAGTTACTAGAAACAACTCCATTCATTGTCTTGTGCTCTTCACTGTGCTTGTCCGTCCTTCACCgggtttttctttcatttttgcccTTGTGGAGCTCAGTTCGCAGCGTGGTGGCTCGAtgcattatttctgttttctcagaagTTATGACTTAACCACCTTGTTGGCTAGAAGCTCTTCAAAGAAGTTTGATTTACCTTAGCAATAGCTCCGTAACATGTGAAATAATATATCTGTGAGTATTTATAACCTTGGTTTTGCTGTTAAAATATGAAATTGGATATTTCCAGTTTACTGGTTAGAAAGTTTAAATGGTGGCTGTAGTGAAATGTTTCATGTCTCTCAGTAAACCTAAATGTGCTGTTTGACTCTGGTGTTACACAACAAAAGTTGAATTCCTGCAATATAACAtatgttttctctttcaggtTTGGATAAATACATCTGATATTATATTGGTTGGCTTAAGAGACTACCAGGTAAAAATTCAGTGTAATTCGCCAATGAAGAATATCTTACAAACAGCTTTATTTAATGTTAAATTGCAGCGGGTAGCGTGAGGAAGCTCCCATCTAACTTTCTTTGAATTTGTATTTAGTTATGCTAAATCATGACTTTTAGTTTCCTTGTGTTACAGAAAGATTGTCATGAGTAGATGACAAATCCCAGTTCAACTTGTTCTTCTAAATTGCACCCTGAGACTTTGTGAGTGACGGTGCTTATTGGCATCACACCTGACCTTTTTTTCCAGGTGTAGCAGTTTGATGCTCCCTGTGATATAAGGGAGATTGAGCCAAGCACCAAACATTTTATTGTGGTAATCAGAATTTTGGACCCTTGATGTTTAGGCTTTTACCTTAAGAGGCCAATTGATCAGTGATAAGTTTCTACTTAAATTTCAAAAAATGGAGTAGCATAATTTTACCTAATGCAAAGGTTAATGGAAAACAGTTGTCAGATTTTCATTAGGTAAATGCTTTTTCATGATTGTTAGTGTTGTGTCATCAGTTGTTTGAAGATAGGTTCTGCTTCTGAAACGTACATTAGACTTGTGAAACATTTAAGATACTGTCATTTACTGTATATATTAAACTACTTAAAACTAGGAAGTTTTGACACTTTCTGACTGACCACCAAACACCTCACTATGTGTGTTCTCTgaagaaagattaatttcaaaGGCACGAAACTGAACTTCTCAAATGACTTATAATAGGAGAAAATTAAGTTATCacccagaagaaaagaagatattcTACAAATGAGcgttttttacttttcatttaaaggaactggaggggaaggagaagcaagATACTCATATAAATAATACAGGTGTTATTCTTCTATAAATAATATAGGTGGTACTAGTCTGCCGAGGTTAATAGGGAGGTTTTTTCTTCATAGATGACTAATAAATTCTAATAAATTCTTATTTAGGATAACA
This region includes:
- the EIF1AX gene encoding eukaryotic translation initiation factor 1A, X-chromosomal; translated protein: MPKNKGKGGKNRRRGKNENESEKRELVFKEDGQEYAQVIKMLGNGRLEALCFDGVKRLCHIRGKLRKKVWINTSDIILVGLRDYQDNKADVILKYNADEARSLKAYGELPEHAKINETDTFGPGDDDEIQFDDIGDDDEDIDDI